A window from Elusimicrobiota bacterium encodes these proteins:
- a CDS encoding FecR domain-containing protein: protein MRALLLVLLAFPAAFPARASAEDPAPLTDEVRRLEGRRETLVLRLAEREAMLRDAKALSSGPDARVARENREAARLLEKAVEDTRRSLAALGAGLRKLREFGSALASLRLKPKAVFGASWVRGDVTLATAEGVRPLRAGDAFEGAGLISTGEGAANILLPDGTRMTLAPRTSFDTRTWTLYGGELYYETLLQRAAGELRRYAHRFEVRTPSCALAVRGTRFLLRESSGTVLTLFDGEVEVSRATATLAVPSGEAFAPGAVVETGKGETRALAAAGGLSVVLEPLSRLEAAKSGGPLVFLRRGRGRFLASGEEAQVLTPGGKAQAKGADWELAAAPSGAPALAVHSGSVVLSVESKRLDETAVDAWWDVPYRE from the coding sequence GTGAGGGCGCTCCTCCTCGTCCTCCTGGCGTTCCCCGCGGCGTTCCCCGCGCGCGCGTCCGCGGAGGATCCCGCCCCGCTCACCGACGAGGTCCGGCGGCTCGAAGGCCGGCGCGAGACCCTCGTCCTCCGCCTCGCCGAACGCGAGGCCATGCTGCGCGACGCGAAGGCCCTCTCCTCCGGGCCGGACGCGCGCGTCGCGCGCGAGAACCGCGAGGCCGCGCGCCTCCTGGAGAAGGCGGTCGAGGACACCCGCCGCAGCCTGGCCGCGCTCGGCGCGGGCCTGCGCAAGCTGCGCGAGTTCGGCTCCGCGCTCGCGTCGCTGCGGCTGAAGCCGAAGGCCGTGTTCGGGGCCTCCTGGGTGCGCGGAGACGTCACGCTCGCGACGGCGGAGGGGGTCCGGCCTCTGCGGGCGGGCGACGCCTTCGAAGGCGCCGGGCTCATCTCCACCGGGGAAGGCGCGGCGAACATCCTCCTGCCCGACGGCACCCGGATGACCCTCGCTCCCCGCACGAGCTTCGATACCCGGACCTGGACGCTCTACGGCGGCGAGCTCTATTACGAGACCCTGCTCCAGCGCGCGGCGGGCGAACTGCGGCGCTACGCCCATCGCTTCGAGGTGCGCACGCCCTCCTGCGCCCTCGCCGTGCGCGGGACCCGCTTCCTGCTGCGGGAGTCGTCGGGAACCGTCCTGACGCTCTTCGACGGCGAGGTGGAGGTCTCCCGCGCGACGGCGACGCTCGCCGTTCCCTCCGGGGAGGCGTTCGCTCCCGGCGCCGTCGTCGAGACGGGGAAGGGGGAGACGCGTGCCCTCGCCGCCGCCGGCGGACTCTCCGTCGTCCTCGAGCCGCTGAGCCGCCTCGAAGCCGCGAAGAGCGGCGGGCCGCTGGTCTTCCTCCGCAGGGGGAGGGGCCGCTTCCTCGCCTCCGGGGAGGAGGCGCAGGTCCTGACCCCCGGCGGAAAGGCTCAGGCGAAGGGCGCCGACTGGGAACTCGCGGCGGCTCCCTCCGGAGCTCCCGCACTCGCCGTCCATTCGGGCAGCGTCGTCCTCAGCGTCGAGTCGAAGCGGCTCGATGAGACGGCCGTCGACGCCTGGTGGGACGTTCCCTACCGAGAATAA
- a CDS encoding tetratricopeptide repeat protein: MGSSLLLAVLLGAASSSAAVEPLRLELLRPAGSDPVLGVRVLRVFPKGEVPCAGARVVLTLPGGLTREERAEASGVARFDSRQLSYVLPEKGGASLAARGRCGALSAEASFGVSAAELKAYLQGASKRLADEGVRLAGSARMPEARALFEEALALDPGSSRARYNLALADEKLGRRRLAVAEYVRYLLLHPEAPDRAALGRKVARLARGLKPGPPLPAEAAEVFEKGRLEAASGRWVQAGAAFAAAQALAPWWPEPYRAAGLLREQQAMRGKGAFLAHSEAALAEYRSFLETAPGDPRAADVKSRMERLRAVRSGLNAPQRIRIQ, translated from the coding sequence ATGGGAAGTAGCCTTCTCCTCGCCGTCCTGCTCGGAGCGGCGTCGTCGTCCGCCGCCGTCGAACCTCTCCGGCTCGAACTCCTGCGTCCCGCCGGGAGCGACCCCGTCCTGGGCGTGCGCGTCCTGCGGGTCTTCCCGAAGGGCGAGGTCCCCTGCGCCGGGGCGAGGGTCGTCCTGACGCTGCCCGGCGGACTCACGCGCGAGGAGCGCGCGGAGGCCTCCGGCGTCGCGCGCTTCGATTCCCGCCAGCTCTCCTACGTGCTGCCCGAGAAAGGAGGCGCGTCGCTCGCCGCCCGCGGACGCTGCGGCGCGCTCTCGGCCGAAGCCTCCTTCGGCGTGAGCGCCGCCGAGCTGAAGGCCTATCTTCAGGGCGCCTCGAAGCGGCTGGCCGACGAAGGGGTCCGCCTCGCCGGTTCCGCGCGCATGCCGGAGGCGCGCGCCCTCTTCGAGGAGGCGCTCGCGCTGGACCCCGGCTCGTCGCGCGCGCGCTACAACCTCGCGCTCGCCGACGAGAAGCTCGGCCGCCGCCGTCTGGCGGTCGCGGAGTACGTGCGCTATCTTCTCCTGCATCCAGAGGCGCCGGACCGCGCAGCGCTCGGCCGGAAGGTCGCGCGCTTGGCGCGCGGCCTCAAGCCCGGGCCGCCGCTCCCGGCCGAGGCGGCCGAGGTCTTCGAGAAAGGCCGTCTCGAGGCCGCTTCCGGCCGCTGGGTCCAGGCGGGAGCCGCGTTCGCCGCCGCGCAGGCGCTCGCGCCCTGGTGGCCGGAGCCCTATCGGGCCGCCGGTCTTCTGCGCGAACAGCAGGCCATGAGGGGCAAGGGCGCCTTCCTCGCGCACTCCGAGGCCGCCCTCGCCGAGTATCGATCGTTCTTGGAGACCGCGCCGGGCGACCCGCGCGCGGCCGACGTGAAGAGCCGGATGGAGCGCCTGCGCGCCGTGCGCTCCGGGCTCAACGCCCCGCAAAGGATAAGGATCCAATGA